TTCGACGTCCACGACCAGGTCGTCGATCGCGAACCCTGCGCCCCGCTCCACGACGTCGAGCGACAGGATGTCCGCACCGACCGATCCGAGCGCCACGGCGAGAGAGCCGAGACTGCCCGGGCGGTCCGGTAGCTGGACGCGAAGCAGATACGACACGTCGTCCCTTTCACCAGCACACGGGGAGACCCGACTGTGCCCCCGTCCTCAGCGACCATACTTACACCCTCGAGACCCGGGCTGCGCGGCGAGCCGGACCGCGACTGCACGGGTGCCGCCGCGACGTTCTAGGCTGGAGCGGACGTTTTCCTCCCACCGATGCGAAAGGGGCAGCCCGGTGCCTGCCATCTCCCGTGACGAGGTCGCGCACCTCGCGCGGCTGTCTCGCCTGGCGCTGACCGATGCCGAGCTCGACGAGTTCGCCGGTCAGCTCGATTCGATCCTGAGCCACGTGAAGGTGGTCACCGAGGTCGCCACCGGCGACGTGACCCCGATGGCGAACCCGAACGCCGTCACCAACGTCACGCGTCCGGACGTCGTCGTGCCGGGCCTGACTCCCGAGCAGGCCCTGTCCGGGGCGCCTGCCGTCGAGCAGGACCGGTTCGCGGTCCCGCAGATCCTGGGAGAGGCCGAATGAGCACCGATCTGACCCGTCTCGACGCGGCCGTCCTGGCTGAGAAGATCCACAGTCGCGAGGTCTCCGCGGTCGAGGTCACCGAGGCCCACGTGCAGCGCATCGCCGAGGTCGACGGAGCGCTCAACGCATTCCTGCACGTGGCGGGCGAGTCGGCGCTCGTCACGGCCAAGGAGGTCGACAGCTCGCTCGATGCCGGGAACGCACCGGCCTCGGCGCTGGCCGGGGTGCCGCTCGCGCTCAAGGACATCTTCACCACCACGGACATGCCGACGACGTGTGCCTCGAAGATTCTCGAAGGATGGGTCGCCCCGTACGACGCGACGCTCACCGTGAAGCTGCGCGAGGCCGGTATCCCGATCCTCGGGAAGACCAACCTCGACGAGTTCGCGATGGGATCGTCCACGGAGAACTCGGCGTACGGCCCGACCCGCAACCCGTGGGACAC
This genomic interval from Rhodococcus triatomae contains the following:
- the gatC gene encoding Asp-tRNA(Asn)/Glu-tRNA(Gln) amidotransferase subunit GatC encodes the protein MPAISRDEVAHLARLSRLALTDAELDEFAGQLDSILSHVKVVTEVATGDVTPMANPNAVTNVTRPDVVVPGLTPEQALSGAPAVEQDRFAVPQILGEAE